One region of Streptomyces sp. CG4 genomic DNA includes:
- a CDS encoding carbonic anhydrase: MQPLIDNARTFGQRPEEFAKLAEGQSPQVLFITCSDSRVVPALITGARPGQLFELRTAGNIVPPHNSLHPTSEAATIEYAVEVLGVRDVVVCGHSHCGAVGALVRGDDLTAVPAVRDWLAHATPRPAGAVEDPAVAQGVQAHVLTQLLRLRSYPCVERKLAAGRLGLHAWYYEVHTGAVRTHRPQTDTFESL, encoded by the coding sequence ATGCAGCCCCTCATCGACAACGCCCGTACCTTCGGACAGCGCCCTGAGGAGTTCGCCAAGCTCGCCGAAGGCCAGTCCCCGCAGGTCCTGTTCATCACCTGCTCCGATTCCCGGGTCGTCCCGGCCCTGATCACGGGCGCCCGCCCCGGCCAGCTCTTCGAGCTGCGCACCGCGGGCAACATCGTCCCGCCCCACAACTCGCTCCACCCCACCAGCGAGGCCGCCACCATCGAGTACGCCGTGGAAGTACTCGGCGTCCGCGACGTCGTCGTCTGCGGTCACTCGCACTGCGGCGCCGTCGGTGCGCTGGTGCGCGGCGACGACCTGACCGCCGTACCCGCCGTGCGTGACTGGCTCGCGCACGCCACCCCGCGCCCGGCCGGCGCGGTCGAGGATCCGGCGGTCGCCCAGGGCGTGCAGGCGCACGTCCTCACCCAGTTGCTGCGGCTGCGCTCGTACCCCTGTGTCGAGCGGAAGCTGGCCGCGGGCCGGCTGGGCCTGCATGCCTGGTACTACGAGGTGCACACCGGCGCCGTACGGACGCACCGCCCGCAGACCGACACCTTCGAGTCCCTGTGA
- a CDS encoding SulP family inorganic anion transporter, whose product MTSKDTTLISRMSRFPYLRQDFAASLVVFLVALPLCVGVAVASGVPAELGLITGIVGGLVTGLMRGSSLQVSGPAAGLTVLVFEAVKEFGLPVLGVLVLASGVLQMAMGLLRLGRYFRAISVSVVEGMLAGIGLVLVAGQLYPALAAKAPDSGLGKIAGLPGALLDAFGDDKAVASLAVCAGTIAVLLLWKHVPAKARTLPGPLAAVGLATVATFALDLPVATVEVQGLLTAVQPPPLSAFGELASVGLLGTVVAFTLIASAESLFSAAAVDRLHTGPRTAYDKELLAQGAGNTVCGLLGALPMTAVIVRSAANVQAGARTKASRVLHGVWLLLFAALLPGVLAYIPIPALAGILIHSGTKLVPVRALAGLWREHRGEALILSVTALSIVAVSMFEGVLIGLALAVAKTAWEASHVKLEVIDKGAGPVDAYLAGNATFLRLPKILDSLESLPRDRPVRLDLSGLHHLDHACRTALENWAERHSAAGTEPVKVTAAQAV is encoded by the coding sequence ATGACCAGCAAGGACACCACCCTCATATCCCGCATGTCCCGCTTCCCGTATCTGCGGCAGGACTTCGCCGCCTCTCTCGTCGTCTTCCTGGTCGCGCTCCCGCTGTGCGTGGGCGTGGCCGTCGCCTCCGGGGTCCCGGCCGAACTCGGCCTGATCACCGGCATCGTGGGCGGGCTCGTCACCGGACTGATGCGTGGCAGCAGTCTGCAGGTGTCGGGCCCGGCCGCCGGCCTGACCGTGCTCGTCTTCGAGGCGGTCAAGGAGTTCGGGCTGCCCGTGCTCGGCGTGCTCGTGCTGGCCAGCGGAGTCCTCCAGATGGCCATGGGCCTGCTGCGGCTGGGCCGCTACTTCCGCGCCATCTCGGTCTCCGTCGTCGAGGGCATGCTGGCCGGAATCGGACTGGTGCTTGTCGCCGGGCAGTTGTACCCGGCGCTGGCGGCCAAGGCCCCCGACTCCGGACTGGGGAAAATCGCCGGGCTGCCCGGGGCGCTCCTGGACGCCTTCGGCGACGACAAGGCGGTGGCCTCGCTCGCGGTGTGCGCGGGCACGATCGCGGTGCTGCTGCTGTGGAAGCACGTCCCGGCGAAGGCGCGGACGCTGCCCGGCCCGCTGGCCGCGGTCGGCCTGGCCACGGTGGCCACGTTCGCGCTGGACCTGCCGGTGGCCACGGTCGAGGTGCAGGGCCTGCTGACGGCCGTACAGCCGCCGCCGCTCAGCGCGTTCGGCGAGCTGGCGAGTGTCGGACTGCTCGGTACCGTGGTCGCCTTCACCCTGATCGCCTCCGCCGAGTCGCTGTTCAGCGCGGCCGCCGTGGACCGGCTGCACACCGGGCCGCGCACCGCGTACGACAAGGAGCTGCTCGCCCAGGGCGCCGGCAACACGGTGTGCGGGCTGCTGGGCGCGCTGCCGATGACCGCGGTGATCGTGCGCAGCGCGGCCAACGTCCAGGCGGGCGCCCGTACGAAGGCCTCGCGGGTGCTGCACGGGGTATGGCTGCTGCTGTTCGCGGCGCTGCTGCCGGGCGTGCTGGCCTACATCCCGATCCCGGCGCTCGCGGGCATCCTGATCCACTCGGGCACCAAGCTGGTCCCGGTCCGGGCGCTGGCCGGGCTGTGGCGCGAACACCGGGGCGAGGCGCTGATCCTGTCCGTCACCGCCCTGTCCATCGTGGCGGTCAGCATGTTCGAGGGGGTGCTGATCGGTCTCGCGCTCGCCGTGGCCAAGACGGCCTGGGAGGCCTCGCACGTCAAGCTGGAGGTGATCGACAAGGGCGCGGGCCCGGTCGACGCCTACCTCGCGGGCAACGCGACCTTCCTGCGGCTGCCGAAGATCCTGGACAGCCTGGAGTCGCTCCCCCGGGACCGCCCGGTCCGGCTGGACTTGTCCGGCCTGCACCACCTCGACCACGCCTGCCGTACGGCCCTGGAGAACTGGGCGGAGCGGCACAGCGCGGCCGGGACGGAACCGGTGAAGGTCACGGCGGCGCAGGCCGTCTGA
- a CDS encoding slipin family protein yields MLQELLGAIAAAGSAGVVYLAMAARVVKQYERGVLFRLGRVTGDARTPGFTLIIPFVDRLQKVNMQIVTMPIPAQEGITRDNVTVRVDAVVYFRVIDAESALVKVEDYKFAVSQMAQTSLRSIIGKSDLDDLLSNREKLNQGLELMIDSPAVGWGIQVDRVEIKDVSLPDTMKRSMARQAEADRERRARIINADAELQASKKLAEAAQQMADTPAALQLRLLQTVMAVSAEKNSTLVLPIPVELLHFLERGNQQPVPNGAGELHSG; encoded by the coding sequence ATGCTCCAGGAGCTGCTGGGCGCCATCGCGGCGGCGGGTTCCGCCGGCGTGGTCTATCTGGCGATGGCGGCGCGGGTCGTCAAGCAGTACGAACGCGGTGTGCTGTTCCGGCTCGGGCGCGTCACCGGTGATGCGAGAACGCCGGGCTTCACGCTGATCATCCCCTTCGTGGACCGGCTGCAGAAGGTCAACATGCAGATCGTGACGATGCCGATCCCGGCCCAGGAGGGCATCACCCGGGACAACGTCACCGTCCGCGTGGACGCGGTCGTCTACTTCAGGGTGATCGACGCGGAGAGCGCCCTGGTCAAGGTCGAGGACTACAAGTTCGCGGTGTCGCAGATGGCCCAGACGTCGCTCAGGTCGATCATCGGCAAGAGCGATCTGGACGATCTGCTCTCCAATCGCGAGAAGCTCAACCAGGGGCTGGAGCTGATGATCGACAGCCCGGCCGTCGGCTGGGGCATCCAGGTCGACCGGGTGGAGATCAAGGACGTCTCCCTGCCGGACACGATGAAGCGGTCCATGGCCCGCCAGGCCGAGGCCGACCGGGAGCGCCGGGCCCGGATCATCAACGCCGACGCCGAGCTTCAGGCCTCCAAGAAGCTGGCCGAGGCCGCCCAGCAGATGGCCGACACCCCCGCCGCGCTGCAGCTGCGGCTGCTCCAGACGGTCATGGCGGTCTCCGCCGAGAAGAACTCCACGTTGGTCCTGCCCATCCCGGTGGAGCTGCTGCACTTCCTGGAGCGAGGCAATCAGCAGCCCGTGCCGAACGGTGCCGGAGAGCTCCACTCCGGCTAG
- a CDS encoding YbhB/YbcL family Raf kinase inhibitor-like protein, protein MRRSWVMAVAAMAVVAGCGDDGGPAAAPSPGTAHLTVTSTAYGDGGTIPRRHTCDGADVSPPLALAGVPARTASLALLLRDPDAPHGTFTHWLVSDIDPHTRQLAAGERPQGATEGRNDFKRPGYGGPCPPRGDRPHHYVLTVYAGDRRLSLAPGAAPADLLRALSGHTLAVGTLMGRYSRK, encoded by the coding sequence ATGCGCAGGAGCTGGGTGATGGCCGTGGCCGCGATGGCCGTCGTAGCGGGCTGCGGGGACGACGGCGGTCCGGCCGCGGCACCCTCTCCCGGCACCGCCCACCTGACCGTCACCAGTACCGCGTACGGCGACGGCGGCACCATCCCGCGGCGCCACACCTGCGACGGCGCGGACGTGTCGCCTCCGCTGGCCCTCGCCGGCGTACCCGCGCGGACGGCCTCGCTGGCCCTGCTGCTGCGGGATCCCGACGCCCCGCACGGCACGTTCACGCACTGGCTGGTGTCGGACATCGACCCGCACACCCGGCAACTGGCCGCCGGAGAGCGGCCGCAGGGGGCGACCGAGGGCCGCAACGACTTCAAGCGGCCCGGCTACGGCGGCCCCTGCCCACCGCGCGGAGACCGCCCGCACCACTACGTCCTCACGGTCTACGCCGGCGACCGCCGCCTGTCGCTCGCCCCGGGGGCCGCTCCGGCCGACCTGCTGCGAGCGCTGTCCGGCCACACCCTCGCCGTGGGCACACTGATGGGCCGATACAGCCGCAAATAG
- a CDS encoding polysaccharide deacetylase family protein — MIPRVRRITAVCALGAALAACGTADPAGGARPAAVNSPVSASPSASPSASRPPVLAPGPGGLTPVFEHGPRTLGKTVALTFDADMTADEGARAAAGEHFDNPDLIGTLRALKVPATIFMTGRWADEYPTEARSLGHDPQFEVANHSYSHYAFTDDCYGLPTVGADRMRADVERAYASLHQAGVPHALPYFRFPGGCYDRRALRALSGLGVTAVQWDVVSGDAFATDAGAVTRQVLDEVKPGSVVVMHCTRSAAPTTEQVVRAVVPELRKRGYRFLKVSELIGESGGHR, encoded by the coding sequence GTGATCCCACGAGTACGCCGTATCACCGCCGTCTGTGCCCTGGGCGCGGCTCTCGCCGCCTGCGGTACCGCGGACCCCGCGGGCGGTGCCCGCCCGGCCGCGGTCAACTCCCCCGTGTCCGCTTCCCCGTCCGCCTCCCCGTCCGCCTCGCGTCCGCCCGTGCTGGCCCCGGGCCCCGGCGGACTGACCCCGGTCTTCGAGCACGGCCCGCGCACCCTGGGCAAGACCGTCGCGCTGACCTTCGACGCCGACATGACCGCCGACGAGGGCGCCCGTGCGGCCGCCGGCGAGCACTTCGACAACCCCGACCTCATCGGCACCCTGCGGGCTCTGAAGGTGCCGGCGACGATCTTCATGACCGGCCGCTGGGCCGACGAGTACCCGACCGAGGCCCGCAGCCTCGGCCACGACCCGCAGTTCGAGGTCGCCAACCACTCGTACAGCCATTACGCGTTCACCGACGACTGCTACGGCCTGCCGACCGTCGGCGCCGACAGGATGCGGGCGGACGTGGAGCGGGCGTACGCCTCCCTGCACCAGGCGGGCGTGCCGCACGCGCTGCCCTACTTCCGCTTCCCCGGCGGCTGTTACGACCGGCGGGCACTGCGCGCGCTGAGCGGGCTCGGGGTGACCGCGGTGCAGTGGGACGTGGTGAGCGGCGACGCGTTCGCCACGGACGCCGGCGCTGTCACCCGGCAGGTGCTGGACGAGGTGAAACCCGGCTCGGTCGTCGTCATGCACTGCACCCGCAGCGCCGCCCCGACCACCGAGCAGGTCGTCCGCGCGGTCGTCCCGGAACTGCGCAAGCGCGGCTACCGGTTCCTGAAGGTCTCCGAGCTGATCGGCGAGAGCGGCGGACACCGCTGA
- a CDS encoding aminoacyl-tRNA hydrolase encodes MSHVPASPSHSPFSSDRNPRDEAPQFVLPLVVRIERDAPPARTDALETAARAVLVLLGDERAHGDGEWAEAMRNWEDARIRKVVRRARGAEWRRAEALPGITVTGKSAQVRVFPPIPLDGWPKDLAKLQVSGTELDDPEPPVAADPVQPTLWLNPELEMSAGKAMAQAGHGAQLAWWALSDAERAAWRDAGFALAVRAADPADWDRLTGSGLPVVRDAGFTEIAPGSCTVVADHPALRQDPGRDR; translated from the coding sequence GTGAGTCATGTTCCAGCGTCCCCCAGCCACAGTCCCTTCAGCTCTGACCGCAACCCTCGCGACGAAGCGCCCCAGTTCGTGTTGCCCCTGGTCGTGCGGATCGAGCGGGATGCGCCGCCCGCGCGTACCGATGCACTGGAGACGGCCGCCCGGGCGGTGCTCGTGCTGCTCGGGGACGAACGGGCGCACGGGGACGGCGAGTGGGCCGAGGCCATGCGGAACTGGGAGGACGCGCGGATCCGCAAGGTCGTCCGGCGGGCCCGGGGCGCCGAGTGGCGGCGGGCCGAGGCGCTGCCCGGGATCACGGTGACCGGGAAGTCCGCGCAGGTGCGGGTCTTCCCGCCGATTCCGCTCGACGGCTGGCCCAAGGATCTGGCGAAGCTCCAGGTGTCCGGCACCGAGCTGGACGACCCCGAGCCGCCCGTCGCCGCCGACCCGGTGCAGCCCACGCTGTGGCTGAATCCTGAGCTGGAGATGTCGGCCGGGAAGGCGATGGCCCAGGCCGGGCACGGCGCCCAGCTGGCCTGGTGGGCGCTGTCCGATGCGGAGCGCGCCGCCTGGCGGGACGCGGGTTTCGCGCTGGCCGTCCGCGCGGCCGACCCCGCCGACTGGGACCGGTTGACCGGCAGTGGGCTGCCGGTCGTCCGGGATGCCGGGTTCACGGAGATCGCGCCGGGCTCCTGCACGGTCGTCGCCGACCACCCCGCGCTGCGCCAGGACCCGGGGAGAGACCGATGA
- a CDS encoding TetR/AcrR family transcriptional regulator, translating to MTRVDGRVERGNRTRQLVLRRTVEIASVEGLEALTVGRLAAELELSKSGVFALFGSKQELQLATVREAARIFTERVLRPAAETPAGIGRVWRLCELWLEYSRGRVFPGGCFFYGVMAEYDARTGPLHDAAVRAQRDWSAHVERTLDEARTAGELRADTDVPQLAFELVALLETANALSVLHDEESAYRRARVGIAGRLRAAAAAGAALPQVP from the coding sequence ATGACACGGGTCGACGGGCGGGTCGAACGGGGCAATCGCACCCGGCAGCTGGTGCTGCGCCGCACGGTGGAGATCGCCTCGGTCGAGGGCCTGGAGGCGCTCACCGTCGGCCGGCTCGCCGCCGAGCTGGAGCTGAGCAAGAGCGGGGTGTTCGCGCTCTTCGGCTCCAAGCAGGAACTGCAGCTGGCCACCGTGCGGGAGGCGGCGCGGATCTTCACCGAGCGGGTGCTCCGGCCCGCCGCCGAGACCCCGGCCGGCATCGGCCGGGTGTGGCGGCTGTGCGAACTGTGGCTGGAGTACTCCCGCGGCCGGGTCTTCCCGGGCGGCTGCTTCTTCTACGGCGTCATGGCCGAGTACGACGCCCGGACCGGGCCGCTGCACGACGCGGCGGTCCGCGCGCAGCGCGACTGGTCGGCCCATGTCGAGCGCACGCTCGACGAGGCGCGTACGGCGGGTGAGCTGCGCGCCGACACGGATGTCCCGCAGCTCGCCTTCGAGCTGGTGGCGTTGCTGGAGACGGCGAACGCCCTGTCGGTCCTGCACGACGAGGAGAGCGCGTACCGCAGGGCCAGGGTGGGCATCGCGGGGCGCCTGCGCGCGGCGGCCGCGGCCGGAGCCGCACTCCCCCAAGTCCCTTGA
- a CDS encoding TIGR03086 family metal-binding protein, protein MTVTGADFVELDRIAVQEAVRVVDLVTAADWARETPCAGWTLRRLVAHMTAQHMGFAAAARGAGRDPEHWRESEDLREPAEAHRSAAATALTAFAEPGVREQEFTLPNLGDVPGGRAVGFHFVDYVVHAWDVAAALGTTVEFPEHVLGAALDVARAVPADPGRRGPGFSFAPALEVPEGSGPLAEALRLLGRSPERWPARG, encoded by the coding sequence ATGACTGTGACCGGAGCGGACTTCGTGGAACTCGATCGGATCGCCGTACAGGAGGCCGTGCGCGTGGTGGACCTCGTCACGGCGGCGGACTGGGCGCGGGAGACGCCCTGCGCGGGCTGGACCCTGCGCCGGCTCGTCGCGCACATGACCGCGCAGCACATGGGGTTCGCCGCGGCGGCGCGGGGAGCGGGGCGGGATCCGGAGCACTGGCGGGAGAGCGAGGACCTGCGGGAGCCCGCCGAGGCACATCGGTCGGCCGCCGCCACCGCCCTGACGGCCTTCGCCGAACCGGGCGTGAGGGAACAGGAGTTCACGCTGCCGAACCTGGGCGATGTGCCGGGCGGCCGTGCGGTCGGCTTCCACTTCGTCGACTATGTGGTGCACGCCTGGGACGTCGCCGCCGCCCTCGGTACGACGGTGGAGTTCCCCGAGCACGTCCTCGGCGCCGCGCTCGACGTGGCCCGTGCGGTGCCGGCCGATCCCGGCCGGCGCGGCCCGGGCTTCTCCTTCGCCCCGGCGCTGGAGGTGCCCGAGGGTTCCGGCCCGCTGGCGGAGGCGCTGCGTCTGCTGGGCCGCAGTCCCGAGCGGTGGCCGGCGCGGGGCTGA
- a CDS encoding DUF692 domain-containing protein, whose protein sequence is MRRLGTGIGWRPEIADAVEGMPGIDWVEVVAENVCPGHLPESLLRLRERGVTVIPHGVSLGLGGADRPDAGRLTALAERAEALGAPLVTEHIAFVRAGGPLTASPQLEAGHLLPVPRTRDALDVLCENVRIAQDALPVPLALENIAALFSWPGEELTEGQFLSELVERTGVRLLIDVANLHTNHVNRGEDPAGALTELPVEAIAYVHVAGGFERDGVWHDSHAHPVPRPVLDILTDLASRTAPPGVLLERDENFPEPAELERELTMIREAVRAGRERADGGTRAGTGTGGGAGPAGGGVAVLTRAAVGARERVGVAQAAVLSALVAGTPVPEGFDRVRMGVQARALAAKRADVVAKVAPELPVILGTGYRAAFLAYARERPMSGGYRRDALDFAGHLLRADRPEDAGARHDLREWWLDRAGPTPRQHGGRVTRAARRVLARGSRTAAP, encoded by the coding sequence ATGCGGCGACTGGGCACGGGGATCGGCTGGCGGCCGGAGATCGCGGACGCCGTGGAGGGCATGCCGGGGATCGACTGGGTGGAGGTCGTGGCGGAGAACGTGTGCCCCGGCCACCTTCCGGAGTCGCTGCTACGGCTGCGCGAGCGCGGGGTGACCGTGATCCCGCACGGCGTCTCCCTCGGCCTGGGCGGCGCCGACCGCCCCGATGCGGGCCGCCTGACGGCGCTCGCGGAGCGCGCGGAGGCCCTCGGCGCTCCCCTGGTCACCGAGCACATCGCGTTCGTTCGCGCCGGCGGCCCGCTCACCGCCTCCCCGCAGCTGGAGGCCGGGCATCTGCTGCCGGTGCCGCGCACCCGGGATGCCCTGGACGTGCTGTGCGAGAACGTACGCATCGCACAGGACGCCCTTCCGGTGCCGCTGGCCCTGGAGAACATCGCCGCGCTGTTCTCCTGGCCGGGTGAGGAGCTGACCGAGGGGCAGTTCCTGTCCGAGCTGGTCGAGCGCACCGGCGTACGGCTGCTGATCGACGTGGCCAACCTGCACACCAACCACGTCAACCGCGGCGAGGACCCGGCGGGGGCGCTGACCGAGCTGCCCGTGGAGGCGATCGCCTACGTCCATGTCGCGGGCGGCTTCGAGCGTGACGGCGTCTGGCACGACAGCCACGCCCACCCCGTGCCGCGCCCGGTGCTCGACATCCTGACCGACCTCGCCTCGCGCACCGCACCGCCCGGCGTCCTGCTGGAACGGGACGAGAACTTCCCCGAACCGGCCGAGCTGGAACGGGAGTTGACGATGATCCGAGAGGCGGTACGGGCCGGTCGCGAGCGTGCCGACGGGGGGACGCGGGCCGGCACCGGGACCGGTGGTGGCGCCGGGCCGGCGGGCGGGGGGGTCGCCGTACTCACGCGGGCGGCGGTCGGCGCGCGGGAGCGGGTCGGGGTCGCCCAGGCCGCGGTGCTGTCCGCGCTGGTGGCCGGGACGCCGGTGCCGGAGGGGTTCGACCGGGTGCGGATGGGGGTGCAGGCGCGGGCGCTCGCGGCGAAGCGGGCGGACGTGGTGGCGAAGGTGGCACCGGAGCTGCCGGTGATCCTCGGCACGGGGTACCGGGCGGCGTTCCTGGCGTACGCACGGGAGCGGCCGATGAGCGGCGGCTACCGCCGGGACGCCCTGGACTTCGCCGGACACCTGCTACGGGCCGACCGCCCGGAGGACGCGGGCGCCCGGCACGACCTGCGCGAGTGGTGGCTGGACCGCGCGGGCCCGACCCCGAGGCAGCACGGCGGACGAGTGACCCGGGCAGCACGGAGGGTACTGGCACGAGGAAGCCGCACCGCAGCACCCTGA
- a CDS encoding DUF4142 domain-containing protein has protein sequence MRPRPPIKGRGIFSGTGLVIAALAATAAALLYPLWSYAGRQPTSSAAVLSSPTVTTPYGPLSGQDRDLITAMRLADLWELPAGELAERKGTTAAVRAAGQHLVYGCTSLDDHVRTVATQLGVPLPNEPNAQQNQWLDALGAAQGEEFDRRFAGILRLAHGRVYTLAAQVRAGTQNSLVRDLTDAANATALDHIKAVEATGYVDFAALAKDLAASPTPVPTPPAVDPSAAVPVTPAPGESSSMPPATTSPPPGTSSP, from the coding sequence ATGCGACCCCGACCCCCGATCAAGGGCCGAGGCATATTCAGCGGCACCGGCCTCGTCATCGCGGCCCTCGCGGCGACCGCGGCGGCGCTGCTCTATCCGCTCTGGTCCTACGCCGGCCGGCAGCCGACATCCAGCGCTGCCGTGCTGAGCTCACCGACCGTGACGACTCCGTACGGGCCCCTGTCCGGGCAGGACCGGGACCTCATCACCGCGATGCGACTGGCGGATCTCTGGGAGCTGCCGGCCGGCGAGCTGGCGGAGCGGAAGGGAACCACGGCGGCCGTACGGGCGGCGGGCCAGCACCTGGTCTACGGGTGCACCTCGCTGGACGACCATGTCCGCACCGTCGCCACCCAGCTCGGGGTCCCGCTGCCGAACGAGCCGAACGCACAGCAGAACCAGTGGCTCGACGCCCTGGGCGCGGCGCAGGGCGAGGAATTCGACCGCCGGTTCGCCGGCATTCTGCGGCTCGCGCACGGCCGGGTGTACACGCTGGCCGCACAGGTCCGGGCCGGTACCCAGAACTCCCTGGTCCGCGATCTCACCGACGCCGCCAACGCCACCGCCCTGGACCACATCAAGGCCGTGGAGGCGACGGGCTACGTCGACTTCGCCGCGCTCGCCAAGGACCTGGCCGCCTCTCCGACCCCGGTACCGACCCCGCCGGCCGTCGACCCGAGCGCCGCCGTGCCCGTCACGCCGGCGCCGGGCGAGTCGTCCTCCATGCCGCCCGCCACCACCAGCCCGCCGCCGGGGACGAGCAGCCCCTGA
- a CDS encoding TIGR04222 domain-containing membrane protein produces the protein MFWVLLLLLAWAFAGTACTRLCLTAVRAAALDTTAATTDRDHDLTLYEAAFLSGGPSRVADVTLVSMARQRRLLLAHTGWATVVDPRGHDEIEQSVIGAIGPEGQSRIAPVRARAAGAEPVRRLADGLVDAGLAVSEDAGTTVGAAVRHVRAAALAVAVLGVTALLLPIQTGTPRLLVALWFALPLTLSLSCLAIARFEVHPYSRWASPAGQRLLGALVRRPAGDERSFLTSVAVRGIRAIGEPRLRAAFTHRDQPWRE, from the coding sequence ATGTTCTGGGTCCTCCTGCTGCTCCTGGCCTGGGCTTTCGCCGGTACGGCGTGCACCCGGCTCTGCCTGACGGCCGTCCGCGCGGCCGCCTTGGACACGACCGCCGCGACGACGGATCGGGACCACGACCTGACGCTGTACGAGGCGGCGTTCCTCTCCGGCGGACCCTCCAGGGTCGCCGATGTGACCCTTGTCTCCATGGCCCGCCAGCGACGCCTGCTGCTCGCGCACACCGGCTGGGCCACGGTGGTGGACCCGCGGGGGCACGACGAGATCGAGCAGTCCGTCATCGGGGCCATAGGCCCGGAAGGCCAGTCGCGGATCGCGCCGGTACGGGCGCGGGCGGCCGGCGCCGAGCCGGTGCGGCGGCTCGCCGACGGGCTGGTGGACGCCGGTCTCGCCGTCTCCGAAGACGCCGGCACGACCGTGGGGGCCGCCGTCCGCCACGTGCGCGCCGCCGCACTGGCCGTGGCGGTGCTCGGCGTGACCGCGCTGCTGCTGCCCATCCAGACCGGCACGCCGCGGCTGCTGGTCGCCCTGTGGTTCGCCCTGCCCCTCACACTTTCCCTGAGCTGTCTGGCCATCGCCCGGTTCGAGGTGCACCCGTACTCGCGCTGGGCCTCCCCCGCCGGGCAGCGGCTGCTGGGCGCGCTCGTGCGCAGGCCGGCCGGCGACGAGCGGTCGTTCCTCACCTCGGTCGCCGTCCGCGGGATCCGGGCGATCGGCGAGCCGCGACTGCGCGCCGCCTTCACCCACCGCGACCAGCCCTGGCGGGAGTGA